The nucleotide sequence CCGAACCCTTTATAGTAGCTTGCGATAAATTTATTTATATTGAGATCTTGAAATCTCAATCTAATAAAGATTCAGAATCTACAGATACTAAAGATAAAGCAGAGAAAAAGAACGAGGTAGATAAGATCACTCCTAATGTTATAAGATTGATTTCCAGTACTATTTCTGACCTTGCTGATGATGATGGATGGGCATTTTTAGGAGATGTGGGTGGATTATTACAAAAGAAACAACCCAACTTTGACTCAAGAAACTATGGCTTCCAAAAGTTAACTCCAATGATTAACTCTATCAATAAATTCGAGATCGAATCTAGAGAGAATCAAAAAGGGAGATTTAAGCTTATATACGTTAGAAACAAAATGTAAATTTTGAATTATGAGATCTATCAAAAAAATTCATTCTGCAGATTGCCGTTCCATAGCAGATTTAATTACCTACTCCCCTATGCCAACGAGAGATCTGGAAATGATAGATCCCTTTTTATTTATAAATCATCATGGGCCGCAAACCTTTGGCGCTTTAAATAATGGATTACCCTTTGGTCCTCATCCTCATAGAGGTATGGAGACCGTTACTTTTATAATTGCAGGAGATATTGCCCATAAAGACTCTGATGGCAATGAGAGCGTAATTTTTAGCGGAGGAATACAATGGATGACTGCCGGCAGCGGACTTATATATACAGAATTATCTTCTGATGATTTTAAGAAGTTTGGAGGAGATTTGGAGATATTGCAATTATGGATTAATCTACCTGCCGCATTAAAAATGACACCACCACAATATAAAGGCTTGCAAGAAGATAAGATACCTGTGCTCTCTCTAGATGAAGGCAAAGTTAAAGCTAAACTTGTTTCTGGTAAATTTGAAGATCACGATGCCGCCTTCAAAACTTTAACTAATATCAATTTAAGAACATTTAGCATTAAAAGATCTGGAATTTTAAAACTGAATATTTCAGTAGAAAATAATATCCTATTCTATTTGATGCGTGGAGAACTAAGAGTTAATGGAAGTTTGGTTACAGACCGTCAGTTGGTAGATTTTGAAAATGATGAAACTCAATTATTAATTGAAGCAACAGAAGATTGTTTGCTACTCTTTGGTGACGCTAAACCATTTAACGAACCCGTGGTTGCCCGCGGGCCGTTTGTAATGAACTCTCTGGAAGAAATAGACCAAGCATACACAGATTTTCAAAATGGAAAACTAGGTAGCTGGCATTGATCATAAACTTAATGTCTTCCTTTAAGTGTTTTCTCTATATCCTTAAGGGTGAATCCTTTGGCTTGCAATAAAATTAGATAATGAAATAAAAGATCTGAACTTTCATTTAAGAAAAAATCATCGTTATTATCCTTTGCCTCTATAACAGTTTCTACTGCTTCTTCTCCAACTTTTTGAGCGATCTTGTTCATTCCCAAATCGAATAGTGAGACAACGTAACTCGATTTTTCTTCTTTTCTAAGTTCCGGAGATACCTCACTGGTTTTCTTGCGTTCTTTGATTATTTCTTCAAGTTCAGAAATGAACCCAAAATTAGCTTCATTTTTTTCTCCCCAACAAGTATCTGTACCTTTATGACAGGTTGGACCTTGAGGCTTCACCATGATCAAAAGACTATCATTATCACAGT is from Gillisia sp. Hel1_33_143 and encodes:
- a CDS encoding pirin family protein, whose translation is MRSIKKIHSADCRSIADLITYSPMPTRDLEMIDPFLFINHHGPQTFGALNNGLPFGPHPHRGMETVTFIIAGDIAHKDSDGNESVIFSGGIQWMTAGSGLIYTELSSDDFKKFGGDLEILQLWINLPAALKMTPPQYKGLQEDKIPVLSLDEGKVKAKLVSGKFEDHDAAFKTLTNINLRTFSIKRSGILKLNISVENNILFYLMRGELRVNGSLVTDRQLVDFENDETQLLIEATEDCLLLFGDAKPFNEPVVARGPFVMNSLEEIDQAYTDFQNGKLGSWH
- the hisIE gene encoding bifunctional phosphoribosyl-AMP cyclohydrolase/phosphoribosyl-ATP diphosphatase HisIE; its protein translation is MNIDFNKNGDGLVPAIIQDQETRNVLMLGYMNEEAFLKTNELKKVTFFSRSKNRLWTKGEESGNFLELVSIKNDCDNDSLLIMVKPQGPTCHKGTDTCWGEKNEANFGFISELEEIIKERKKTSEVSPELRKEEKSSYVVSLFDLGMNKIAQKVGEEAVETVIEAKDNNDDFFLNESSDLLFHYLILLQAKGFTLKDIEKTLKGRH